A single genomic interval of Syntrophobotulus glycolicus DSM 8271 harbors:
- a CDS encoding transglycosylase domain-containing protein has protein sequence MADQKNSGNKFPESGNLKNRRIPSAKRKGNLPPKKIILLTILTILICSSIIVGGYTIYAIAKTPAWDPQMLYSQNQSSIVYDANSEQIAQLHADENRLPVKFEEIPDMVKKTVIAVEDKRFYEHHGLDPIRLVKAIMIDIRARSYVEGSSTLTMQLAKNAFISDPQTKTIERKIQELILSLKIEKNYTKDEILTFYLNRIFFGESSFGIRTAAQTYFGKELKDLNPAEIALLAGLPQAPSAYDPYVDPEKAEQRRTIVLSVMRDNNIITPAEYEEYKNEPFTFVEDVKKKKATVKYTEANTLTKTHPYYVDYVINELQKTYNITPNQIYKGGLKIYTTCNSKVQQAAEDAFADPNNFPASKDNTNIVQGAMTVLDPQTGAIAAMVGGREYTTQMGFNRAWQATRQPGSTIKPLTVYSPAIEKGSFYPGSVFDDMPVSYADGSGGYWAPVDYDTETSGWKGLITMRTAVNNSVNVYAVKLMNALGIDYAWDFAKNRLGLPLTEKDKVLSLSLGTCQVSTLDMASAYATFPANGIKSEPYSIVKVTDQDGKVIAQNTLKQQRVMKETTAYVMNDLLRTVVTSGTGTRANLPGWYICGKTGTTSLDPNIYGNKSGNPDAWFVGYSPKFVGVVWMGYDSDPDKNHYLYKVYGGSYPTTIWKKVMTVAHSELTPQSSIAMPAGITSVQFDRKSGFLPSNLTPKQFISTEICPADNVPVTTSNVWINVKVDPANPNVLAPEEDPYAIDKLVLNVTGRSEGITWPGDEAPYKMPGKQGAPGSDTSTPPGTSPPDSPDSSPPAGNTNIPTPSLGKLSNHKQTISLPVDGTFDSDKYTIIVYLKQPDQSSLKTIASEGASRTVLYDLNSSGKIVSGTYTFWAALMDNTTFNIGPPSNAQTIEIQ, from the coding sequence ATGGCTGATCAAAAAAACTCCGGAAATAAATTTCCGGAATCCGGCAACTTAAAAAACCGAAGAATTCCCTCAGCAAAAAGGAAAGGTAATTTGCCCCCGAAAAAAATAATACTGCTGACCATACTTACGATATTGATTTGTTCAAGCATCATTGTTGGCGGCTACACAATTTACGCTATCGCAAAAACTCCCGCCTGGGATCCCCAGATGCTTTACAGTCAAAATCAATCTTCAATTGTCTATGACGCGAATTCAGAACAAATTGCCCAGCTTCATGCTGATGAAAACAGATTGCCGGTAAAATTCGAAGAAATACCCGATATGGTGAAAAAGACTGTTATCGCTGTGGAAGATAAACGTTTTTATGAACACCATGGACTTGATCCGATTCGTTTAGTAAAGGCAATTATGATTGATATTCGTGCGCGCTCATATGTTGAAGGAAGCAGCACGTTAACTATGCAGCTTGCCAAAAACGCCTTTATTTCCGACCCGCAAACCAAAACTATTGAACGCAAAATTCAGGAACTGATTCTGTCCCTTAAAATAGAAAAAAATTATACTAAAGATGAAATTTTAACCTTTTATCTTAATCGAATTTTCTTTGGTGAATCCTCTTTTGGCATCAGAACCGCAGCCCAGACGTATTTCGGAAAAGAATTAAAAGACCTTAACCCTGCCGAGATAGCTCTTCTGGCAGGACTTCCTCAGGCTCCAAGTGCTTATGATCCCTATGTAGATCCCGAAAAAGCTGAACAAAGGCGGACTATTGTTCTTAGCGTGATGAGGGACAATAATATCATTACCCCGGCAGAATATGAAGAATACAAAAATGAACCTTTTACTTTTGTTGAGGATGTGAAAAAGAAAAAAGCAACCGTAAAATATACTGAGGCAAACACACTGACGAAAACCCATCCCTACTATGTGGACTATGTCATAAATGAATTGCAAAAAACATACAACATTACTCCCAATCAAATATATAAAGGCGGCCTAAAAATTTATACCACCTGTAACTCCAAGGTACAGCAGGCTGCCGAGGACGCTTTTGCCGATCCCAACAACTTCCCCGCCAGTAAAGACAACACAAATATTGTTCAGGGTGCAATGACTGTACTTGATCCTCAAACAGGTGCCATTGCTGCGATGGTCGGCGGCAGAGAATACACTACTCAAATGGGATTTAACAGGGCCTGGCAGGCTACCCGCCAACCGGGATCAACCATCAAGCCTTTAACGGTCTATTCACCGGCCATTGAAAAAGGCAGTTTCTATCCCGGCTCAGTCTTTGACGATATGCCGGTCAGCTACGCTGACGGCAGCGGCGGTTACTGGGCTCCGGTCGACTATGATACAGAGACTTCCGGCTGGAAAGGCCTCATCACCATGCGTACGGCAGTGAATAATTCAGTTAATGTCTATGCTGTAAAATTAATGAATGCACTGGGCATTGATTATGCATGGGACTTCGCCAAAAATAGGCTTGGGCTTCCACTTACCGAAAAGGATAAAGTACTGAGCTTGTCCCTTGGCACCTGTCAGGTCTCTACTCTTGACATGGCTTCAGCTTATGCGACATTTCCGGCCAATGGCATAAAAAGCGAACCTTATTCCATCGTAAAGGTTACCGATCAGGATGGTAAGGTCATTGCCCAAAATACTCTTAAGCAGCAAAGAGTAATGAAGGAAACTACTGCCTATGTGATGAATGATTTGCTTCGTACTGTCGTCACTTCAGGAACAGGCACAAGGGCTAATTTGCCCGGTTGGTATATTTGCGGCAAAACCGGAACAACATCTCTTGATCCGAATATTTATGGAAATAAATCCGGAAACCCTGATGCCTGGTTTGTCGGCTATAGTCCTAAATTTGTCGGGGTTGTTTGGATGGGCTATGATTCTGATCCGGATAAAAATCATTATCTGTATAAAGTCTATGGGGGGAGTTATCCGACTACTATATGGAAAAAGGTCATGACTGTGGCCCATTCGGAACTGACACCGCAATCCAGCATCGCCATGCCGGCGGGTATTACCAGCGTACAGTTCGATAGGAAGTCCGGTTTCCTTCCCAGCAATCTGACTCCAAAGCAATTCATTTCGACAGAAATCTGCCCGGCCGATAATGTTCCGGTCACCACAAGCAATGTCTGGATCAATGTGAAGGTAGACCCGGCCAATCCAAATGTCCTGGCACCTGAAGAAGATCCTTATGCTATAGATAAACTGGTCCTTAATGTTACCGGCCGGTCTGAGGGTATAACATGGCCTGGTGATGAAGCACCTTATAAGATGCCTGGCAAACAGGGCGCTCCAGGTTCAGATACTTCTACTCCTCCAGGCACTTCTCCCCCGGATTCTCCTGATTCTTCCCCTCCCGCAGGCAACACCAATATCCCTACTCCTTCTTTAGGAAAGCTCAGCAATCATAAACAAACCATCTCCTTGCCTGTAGACGGAACATTTGATTCAGACAAATATACGATCATCGTCTATCTGAAACAACCAGATCAATCCAGCCTTAAGACGATTGCCTCCGAGGGCGCTTCAAGAACAGTTCTCTATGATCTGAATTCGAGCGGTAAAATTGTTTCCGGAACCTATACATTCTGGGCTGCGCTTATGGATAACACAACGTTCAATATTGGTCCTCCCTCAAATGCCCAGACCATAGAAATCCAATAA
- a CDS encoding response regulator transcription factor, which translates to MRLLLVEDEEKLAEALAYILKKNKYGVDIAYDGETGQDMAESGVYDLIILDWMLPERDGITVLKNLRLKKIDIAIILLTAKDSVQDRVIGLDSGADDYLVKPFASEELLARIRALSRRKSNVLLPNEKLSLGDIVFDPLQGEIICGEEKIKLTLKESLLLDLLLRHAGQVLTKEQILDRVWGLDSEVETGTVELYIHYLRRKIPSDSIRIETIRGIGYSLKEV; encoded by the coding sequence ATGAGACTCCTTCTTGTTGAGGATGAAGAAAAGCTGGCCGAAGCCCTGGCTTATATCCTCAAAAAAAATAAATACGGGGTAGATATTGCCTACGATGGTGAAACCGGACAGGATATGGCAGAATCTGGGGTTTACGATCTCATCATTCTTGATTGGATGCTTCCCGAAAGAGATGGGATTACTGTTCTGAAAAACCTTCGGCTGAAAAAAATAGATATTGCCATTATTCTCCTCACTGCTAAAGATTCCGTCCAGGACAGGGTGATCGGTCTGGACTCCGGTGCAGATGATTATCTGGTCAAACCGTTTGCTTCAGAAGAGCTTTTAGCACGAATCAGGGCTTTATCCAGACGGAAATCCAATGTTCTTCTTCCCAATGAAAAATTGTCTCTCGGAGATATTGTTTTTGATCCTTTACAGGGAGAGATCATTTGCGGAGAAGAAAAAATAAAGCTTACTCTTAAGGAATCTCTTCTTCTTGATCTTCTTCTTCGTCATGCCGGTCAAGTCTTGACTAAAGAACAAATATTAGACAGAGTTTGGGGTTTGGATTCAGAGGTGGAGACTGGCACCGTTGAATTGTACATTCACTACCTGCGCCGGAAAATACCCTCGGACAGCATTCGGATTGAAACGATCAGAGGTATCGGCTACTCTCTGAAGGAGGTTTAA
- a CDS encoding class II aldolase/adducin family protein, with translation MSTHIDSEISDRIRTLRRELVAVSKDIYERKLSSGICGNLSARVPDCKNLMLIKASGKSFKDMAEHDFLLADMEQNLYEGEGKPSIEIKFHAGIYKARPEVNAVIHGHASYTTAVGTIMKSLKVITVDAEVGLKQIGIVDYAEAGSAELAEGVINVFKMEEINAALLRRHGFITVGKDMRQAYYLADTLEEYAKTAYLMEMLSPGYTSK, from the coding sequence ATGTCAACCCACATAGATAGTGAAATATCAGATAGAATAAGGACCTTACGCAGAGAACTCGTAGCTGTCAGTAAAGATATTTATGAGCGGAAGCTTTCTTCAGGAATCTGCGGCAATTTAAGCGCAAGAGTACCGGACTGTAAAAACCTAATGTTGATTAAGGCCAGCGGAAAGAGCTTTAAGGACATGGCCGAACATGATTTTCTGCTTGCGGATATGGAACAAAATTTATACGAGGGCGAAGGGAAACCTTCCATTGAAATAAAGTTTCATGCAGGCATTTACAAAGCCAGACCTGAAGTAAACGCTGTTATTCATGGCCATGCTTCCTATACGACAGCAGTAGGCACAATAATGAAAAGCCTAAAGGTAATAACGGTAGATGCGGAAGTTGGCTTAAAACAAATAGGGATAGTGGACTATGCGGAAGCCGGTTCAGCAGAATTGGCAGAGGGGGTTATCAATGTTTTTAAAATGGAGGAAATTAATGCGGCTTTGCTGCGAAGGCATGGATTCATAACCGTGGGGAAAGATATGAGGCAGGCATACTATCTTGCGGATACACTGGAGGAATATGCCAAGACGGCTTATTTGATGGAAATGTTATCACCAGGTTATACTAGTAAATGA
- a CDS encoding zinc ribbon domain-containing protein — protein MKTCIACGMPMKDASEFAAGDLSKDYCVHCARPDGSMQSYTEKLDGFSSFIMKTQGLNKEVADETARNIMKTLPAWQ, from the coding sequence ATGAAAACATGTATTGCCTGCGGAATGCCCATGAAAGATGCTTCCGAGTTCGCGGCAGGAGATCTTTCAAAGGACTATTGCGTCCACTGTGCGCGGCCAGACGGATCAATGCAATCATACACTGAAAAACTGGACGGATTTTCCTCATTTATCATGAAAACTCAAGGCTTGAACAAAGAAGTGGCTGATGAGACAGCCCGGAATATCATGAAAACACTGCCTGCCTGGCAATAG
- the tyrS gene encoding tyrosine--tRNA ligase, giving the protein MLVLANLDQEVAKQMEILSTGTAEIVPVEELRNKIKNSLQKNKPLRIKLGLDPTAPDIHLGHTVPLYKMKQFQDLGHQAVIIIGDFTAKIGDPSGKSETRKPMTEEQVQHNAQTYKEQIFKILDPDKTRVEFNSSWLSNMTFSDVIKLASCTTVARMLERDDFAKRYAEERPISIHEFFYPLMQGYDSVALQADVELGGTDQKFNLLMGRTLQKEFGQEPQVALTTPILEGLDGVHKMSKSLGNYIGVYEAPREMFGKTMSMPDEIMIRYFELITAVPVLDIRRLEQGLQDGSVHPRDLKMRLGWEIVHIYHGKKQADEAKEEFIKMFQRKEAPDEMPEISIAQIGLESGVTDMVSILVSAGLVPSRGEARRLIEQGGVRINDEKVSQAQSSPRINPGDVIKVGKRKFVKMAP; this is encoded by the coding sequence ATGTTGGTGTTGGCAAATCTAGATCAAGAGGTTGCGAAACAAATGGAAATACTTTCTACGGGAACTGCCGAGATTGTTCCCGTAGAAGAATTAAGAAATAAAATTAAAAATTCTCTGCAAAAGAACAAGCCTTTAAGAATAAAATTGGGACTTGACCCAACGGCCCCTGATATACACTTGGGCCATACAGTACCATTATATAAAATGAAACAGTTTCAAGATCTCGGACATCAAGCCGTGATCATTATTGGAGACTTCACCGCCAAAATTGGAGATCCCTCCGGCAAATCCGAAACACGCAAGCCAATGACAGAAGAGCAGGTGCAACATAATGCCCAAACGTATAAAGAACAAATCTTTAAGATCCTTGATCCGGACAAAACAAGAGTAGAATTTAATTCTTCATGGCTTTCCAACATGACTTTTTCAGATGTCATTAAACTTGCATCTTGCACTACTGTTGCCAGAATGTTAGAGAGAGATGACTTTGCTAAAAGATATGCCGAAGAAAGACCGATTAGTATTCATGAATTTTTTTATCCTTTAATGCAGGGCTATGATTCCGTAGCATTACAAGCCGATGTCGAGCTTGGCGGTACGGATCAAAAATTTAATCTCCTTATGGGCAGAACTTTGCAAAAGGAATTTGGACAGGAGCCGCAAGTAGCACTTACCACCCCGATTCTTGAGGGGCTGGATGGGGTACATAAAATGAGTAAAAGCTTAGGGAATTATATTGGTGTTTATGAAGCCCCGCGGGAGATGTTTGGCAAAACCATGTCCATGCCGGATGAAATCATGATTCGATATTTTGAATTGATTACAGCTGTTCCCGTTTTGGACATACGTCGTCTGGAGCAGGGATTGCAAGATGGATCAGTTCATCCCCGTGATTTAAAAATGAGGCTTGGGTGGGAAATCGTTCATATTTATCATGGCAAAAAGCAAGCGGATGAAGCCAAGGAAGAATTTATTAAAATGTTTCAGAGAAAAGAAGCGCCGGATGAAATGCCGGAGATCAGTATCGCTCAGATTGGACTTGAAAGTGGCGTCACAGATATGGTATCCATCCTGGTCAGTGCCGGGCTGGTTCCAAGTCGTGGAGAAGCCCGCAGGCTGATTGAACAGGGCGGAGTCAGAATAAATGATGAGAAAGTTTCTCAGGCTCAGTCCAGCCCAAGAATTAATCCCGGGGACGTCATCAAGGTTGGAAAGAGAAAGTTTGTTAAGATGGCACCTTAA
- a CDS encoding RidA family protein yields the protein MTNKAGVQKENQSLSQGELKGDNDNYLFFSSIELMEYFLNNVSEKDLKTQTKRIFEMARVYMAKKDFEIEDVYSVFIMMKDISQVETVNEVFKLYFKKGKYPTRVVVQSAEMEETADIEIEFSAYRGKKEYIIDEQIEQLSGPVSAAVKADSFVYCSGVGPENFTESDKMDFKDRVKQCMDKLQKTLSEAGSDFKRTYSFMIYLQDENKIKDIEEVFEQYIGKDEEKANQLMKVEKMSNDCDVLICCSAYQ from the coding sequence ATGACAAATAAAGCAGGTGTGCAAAAAGAAAATCAATCCCTAAGCCAGGGAGAATTAAAAGGTGATAACGATAACTATTTGTTCTTTTCCAGTATTGAATTAATGGAGTATTTCTTAAATAACGTGTCGGAAAAGGATCTAAAGACCCAGACCAAAAGGATCTTCGAAATGGCGAGGGTTTATATGGCGAAAAAGGATTTTGAGATTGAGGATGTATACTCAGTTTTTATTATGATGAAAGATATCAGCCAGGTTGAAACAGTTAATGAAGTATTCAAGCTGTATTTTAAAAAGGGTAAATATCCAACCAGGGTGGTCGTCCAATCTGCTGAAATGGAAGAAACGGCAGACATCGAAATAGAATTTTCGGCATACCGCGGAAAAAAGGAATACATCATTGATGAACAGATTGAGCAGCTTTCAGGGCCGGTATCGGCGGCTGTTAAGGCAGACAGTTTTGTATACTGTTCCGGTGTCGGACCTGAAAATTTCACAGAATCAGATAAGATGGACTTTAAAGATAGAGTCAAACAATGTATGGATAAACTGCAAAAGACATTGTCAGAAGCCGGTTCAGATTTCAAGAGGACTTATTCATTTATGATCTATCTGCAAGATGAAAATAAGATTAAAGATATTGAAGAGGTATTCGAACAATATATTGGAAAGGATGAAGAGAAGGCCAACCAACTGATGAAAGTCGAAAAAATGAGTAATGATTGCGACGTTCTAATATGCTGCTCTGCCTATCAATGA
- a CDS encoding LCP family protein yields MKKRTIVISAIIIVILSAAAINYIFQSLTYKESLKGPALHENDSNQDDNELAGMSNSINILFLGIDKTEERENWLGSYRADTIAIARINLDTQKIKILNIPRDTYSFIPVENKKDKINHAYAYGSMQGDGIKASIDAVNNLTNNKIDYYFAMDMEPVPGIVDEIGGIKLDVEIDMKDHGVNLSKGLQVLNGEQAFDYIRWRYSPGGDIDRIKRQQKFVSTFLKQQRDSGKIIETAELVLKYKDNIQMNLTFKQLIGFAKFLKEVPEGSVSYLTLPGEGKMIDGISYWVLNEEKTNELFNEFFK; encoded by the coding sequence ATGAAAAAAAGAACAATAGTAATTTCAGCAATAATCATTGTGATCCTGAGTGCAGCAGCGATAAATTATATTTTTCAATCTTTAACATACAAAGAAAGTTTAAAAGGTCCCGCATTACATGAGAATGATTCAAACCAGGACGATAATGAACTTGCGGGAATGTCAAATTCCATCAATATTCTTTTTCTGGGGATAGATAAAACTGAAGAAAGAGAAAACTGGCTGGGAAGTTATCGAGCAGATACGATTGCTATTGCCAGAATCAATCTTGATACCCAAAAAATTAAAATTTTAAACATTCCGAGAGATACCTATTCTTTTATTCCGGTTGAGAATAAGAAAGATAAAATTAATCATGCTTATGCCTATGGGAGTATGCAGGGGGATGGAATCAAAGCCAGCATAGATGCTGTAAATAATTTGACCAATAACAAGATTGACTATTACTTTGCCATGGACATGGAACCTGTTCCTGGTATCGTGGATGAAATCGGCGGAATAAAATTGGATGTTGAAATTGATATGAAAGATCATGGGGTAAATCTTTCTAAAGGACTGCAGGTTTTGAACGGAGAACAAGCATTTGATTACATCCGTTGGAGATATTCTCCGGGAGGAGATATCGATCGAATCAAAAGACAGCAAAAATTTGTGAGTACATTTCTCAAGCAGCAGAGAGACTCTGGGAAAATAATTGAGACCGCGGAGCTTGTCTTAAAATATAAGGACAATATTCAGATGAATTTAACCTTTAAACAATTGATTGGTTTTGCTAAATTCCTTAAGGAAGTTCCGGAAGGAAGTGTAAGTTATCTGACTTTACCGGGAGAAGGAAAAATGATTGATGGAATTTCTTACTGGGTGTTGAATGAGGAAAAAACCAACGAATTATTCAATGAGTTTTTTAAATGA
- a CDS encoding DUF1232 domain-containing protein, with protein MDDDKSPQKDLTVSKEINDNLTEITGLETINFTLLACFRTLTDCRQPYYLRVIFWSIVLLTISPFDLCPDFMAYIGYIDDSIIILLGSILLKVSLEKEIIEEYYQKSAAANSHRFGDKAGCLLIIMLWILITYLTSELFIILY; from the coding sequence ATGGATGATGACAAAAGCCCTCAGAAAGATCTTACAGTAAGTAAGGAGATCAATGATAATCTCACAGAAATAACGGGATTGGAAACAATCAACTTCACGCTGTTGGCTTGCTTCCGCACATTAACTGACTGCCGCCAGCCATATTATTTGAGGGTAATTTTTTGGAGCATTGTATTGCTGACCATTAGCCCGTTTGATTTGTGTCCGGATTTCATGGCATATATTGGATACATTGATGATAGTATTATAATTTTGCTTGGCAGTATATTGTTAAAGGTATCCTTAGAAAAAGAAATCATAGAGGAATACTACCAAAAGTCTGCAGCAGCAAATTCACACAGATTTGGGGATAAGGCAGGCTGTCTGTTAATCATCATGCTTTGGATTCTGATTACATATCTGACTTCAGAATTATTTATTATTTTGTATTAA
- a CDS encoding spore coat protein translates to MEQQLSQKEKMFLEELKSQEDICIQKYNNYASQTTCPQLKQIFQNHAQTEQHHFDSLTQILSGQVPNIQQSSGNKSNFQQPDQWEMKKSASDNQQPADKKKNEYLCHDALSVEKYVSGTYDTAIFEFRDPNIRQVLNHIQSEEQQHGEELFNYMHSNGMYPVQ, encoded by the coding sequence ATGGAGCAGCAGCTTAGTCAAAAGGAAAAAATGTTTCTGGAAGAACTGAAAAGCCAGGAAGATATTTGTATTCAAAAATACAATAATTATGCTTCGCAGACTACATGTCCACAACTTAAACAAATCTTTCAGAATCATGCCCAAACAGAACAGCACCACTTTGACAGTCTTACCCAAATTCTTAGTGGACAAGTCCCTAATATTCAACAATCCTCGGGAAATAAATCAAACTTCCAACAACCCGATCAATGGGAAATGAAAAAATCCGCTTCTGATAATCAGCAGCCTGCGGATAAGAAAAAGAATGAATATTTATGTCATGACGCTCTTTCTGTGGAAAAATATGTTTCCGGTACCTATGACACTGCGATTTTTGAATTTAGAGATCCCAATATCCGACAAGTATTAAATCACATTCAAAGTGAAGAACAGCAACACGGTGAAGAACTCTTTAATTATATGCACAGCAATGGAATGTACCCGGTACAATAA
- a CDS encoding TetR/AcrR family transcriptional regulator, producing the protein MAIRKQQKEETRTRIINVALTLYGENGFVHTTTAEIARAANVSHGTIFVHFPTQKDIFISVINAFGSQIATRLHDLLAENASVRDVFAAHLKGLIEFEPFYSRLVSEQSLLPLEARDTLVMIQSCVSFHLGQAIERQFCAQDDRALPIHLIFNGWIALIHYYLANHDLFAPGESVLKNCGKELLAYYCQLITKSFSQANPC; encoded by the coding sequence ATGGCCATACGCAAACAGCAGAAAGAAGAGACTCGCACACGCATCATTAATGTTGCTCTAACGCTTTATGGGGAGAACGGTTTTGTTCATACGACCACTGCCGAAATAGCCAGAGCTGCAAATGTTTCTCACGGAACCATTTTTGTTCATTTCCCCACCCAGAAAGATATTTTTATTTCCGTCATCAATGCGTTTGGATCTCAAATCGCCACCAGGCTCCATGATCTTCTTGCGGAAAACGCTTCTGTTCGAGATGTGTTTGCCGCTCATTTAAAAGGATTGATTGAATTTGAGCCTTTTTACTCCAGGTTAGTCAGCGAACAAAGCTTGTTGCCCCTTGAAGCCAGAGATACCCTTGTCATGATTCAATCCTGTGTCTCCTTTCATTTAGGTCAGGCTATCGAACGCCAGTTTTGTGCTCAAGATGATCGTGCTCTTCCTATTCATCTGATTTTTAACGGGTGGATTGCCCTTATCCACTATTACTTAGCCAATCATGACCTTTTTGCGCCGGGAGAATCTGTTCTGAAAAACTGCGGGAAGGAACTGTTGGCTTACTATTGCCAATTAATCACGAAAAGCTTTTCTCAAGCAAATCCCTGCTGA
- a CDS encoding manganese catalase family protein: MFKHDKQLLMDVKVDRVNPSYAVMLQDQLGGPHGEMKAAMQYLSQSFRIKDPAVKDLFLDIAAEEMSHMEMVATAVNLLNGHKVDAINANIGNIEAHLTSGLAPMMTNSSGYPWTAAYIETTGDLAADLLSNISAEQRAKVVYEYLYRQINDNGVREMIDFLLNREEAHNTLFRQAFNELAETGSLQDWGVTEDSKIYFDLSTPGKYFDRLNNPQAPKFSAPDKQNAH; this comes from the coding sequence ATGTTTAAGCATGATAAACAGTTATTAATGGATGTAAAAGTTGATCGGGTGAATCCCAGCTATGCTGTTATGCTTCAGGATCAGTTGGGTGGACCCCATGGGGAAATGAAAGCCGCAATGCAATATCTCTCTCAGAGCTTTAGAATTAAAGACCCTGCAGTCAAAGACTTATTTTTGGATATTGCAGCTGAGGAAATGAGCCATATGGAAATGGTTGCTACTGCAGTGAACTTGCTTAACGGACACAAAGTGGATGCGATCAATGCGAATATCGGAAATATTGAAGCTCACCTGACCAGTGGCCTTGCGCCAATGATGACAAATTCATCAGGGTACCCTTGGACTGCGGCATATATTGAGACTACGGGAGATTTGGCCGCGGATTTATTATCCAATATTTCAGCAGAGCAAAGAGCGAAGGTTGTCTACGAATACCTCTATAGACAGATCAATGACAATGGTGTCCGTGAAATGATTGATTTTCTTCTGAACAGGGAGGAGGCCCATAATACCCTGTTTCGCCAGGCGTTTAATGAATTGGCTGAAACCGGGTCGCTTCAAGATTGGGGAGTTACTGAAGATTCGAAAATTTATTTTGATCTGTCTACACCGGGAAAATACTTTGATCGCTTAAACAATCCCCAGGCCCCAAAGTTTTCAGCACCAGATAAACAAAACGCTCATTAA
- a CDS encoding sensor histidine kinase yields the protein MFKRLRLKLTLINLGVIFVFLLLFGVSTYVIVKVQMMNQTQQILQLISADLGYQVPDNQNNKYPTSNFEYFILKTDLTGNIILSLTDLPFQPDRLPQIVNTVLTGKSLRGEIKIMNQSYIYQITQNQSGQSLLISFASYDREKSMLGFLMLTLGLAGLIYLILAFFGGRFLADKAMAPIQKTWRRQQEFVADASHELRTPLTIIRTNLELVQGNPQETIENQEKWLGYIESETKRMSTLVDDLLFLARADSDALILEKTTFSLDQALRETTAPLESMANKKNIALITSYDSIPAFAGDENKIKQLTVILLDNAIKHTSPGGTVSIDLRKKASHAELIVSDTGEGIPREHLEKIFERFYRVDKSRSRAQGGTGLGLSIAEWITRSHNGTIKVSSDLSKGTIFTVDLPLNQIDKKALQ from the coding sequence ATGTTCAAAAGACTTCGCCTGAAACTTACTTTGATCAATCTGGGCGTAATCTTTGTTTTTCTATTGCTGTTCGGGGTAAGTACTTATGTCATTGTGAAGGTTCAAATGATGAACCAGACTCAACAAATCCTCCAACTGATCAGCGCGGACCTGGGCTATCAAGTTCCGGATAATCAAAACAACAAATATCCTACCAGTAATTTTGAATATTTTATTCTCAAAACTGACCTTACCGGCAACATCATTCTTTCTCTGACAGACCTGCCCTTCCAACCTGATAGACTTCCTCAGATTGTCAATACAGTTCTTACCGGGAAAAGTCTCCGGGGCGAGATAAAAATCATGAACCAATCCTATATTTATCAGATTACTCAAAACCAAAGCGGTCAGAGTTTGCTGATCTCTTTTGCCAGCTATGACAGAGAGAAATCCATGCTCGGTTTTCTTATGCTGACCTTAGGTCTTGCCGGGTTAATCTATCTGATTTTGGCTTTCTTCGGCGGACGTTTCCTGGCGGATAAAGCGATGGCCCCCATCCAAAAAACCTGGCGGCGCCAGCAGGAATTTGTCGCCGATGCCTCACACGAATTAAGGACTCCGCTAACCATCATCAGAACAAACCTGGAACTTGTTCAGGGAAACCCTCAGGAAACTATAGAAAATCAAGAAAAATGGCTTGGTTACATTGAATCAGAGACCAAACGCATGTCCACTCTTGTTGACGATCTCTTATTTTTAGCCAGAGCTGATTCCGATGCTTTGATTCTGGAAAAGACGACTTTTTCTCTTGATCAGGCTCTCCGAGAAACAACCGCTCCTTTGGAATCAATGGCAAACAAAAAGAATATTGCTCTGATCACCAGCTATGATTCAATACCGGCATTTGCCGGAGATGAGAATAAAATCAAGCAGCTTACCGTCATTCTTCTGGATAATGCCATAAAACACACTTCTCCGGGCGGAACCGTCAGTATCGACTTGCGCAAAAAAGCTTCCCACGCAGAGCTGATTGTCTCGGATACCGGAGAAGGAATTCCCAGAGAGCACCTGGAAAAGATTTTTGAGCGGTTCTACAGGGTAGACAAGTCTCGCTCCCGGGCTCAGGGCGGCACAGGTCTCGGTCTTTCCATCGCTGAATGGATCACTAGAAGCCATAATGGAACCATCAAGGTATCAAGCGACCTTAGTAAAGGCACAATCTTTACTGTTGATCTGCCTTTAAATCAGATTGACAAAAAAGCCCTGCAATAA